TGCCCGCCGGGTTCCGCACCGAGACCAACGATGCTCGGATCCTGACCTGTGCCGCCAATCTCGCGGCCGAGGGCAAGCGAGTCACGTTGGTGAGCAAGGACATTCCGCTGCGCGTGAAGGCGGGTGCGGTCGGCCTGCCCGCCGACGAGTACCGCGCCCAGGATGTCGTGACATCGGGTTGGACCGGTATGACCGAACTCGACGTGGCCGCCGATGACGTCGACATGCTCTTCAACGAGGGTGAAATCGACCTGCAAGCGGCGCGAGACCTGCCCTGCCACACCGGTGTTCGGCTGCTGGGCGGCAGCTCGCATGCGCTTGGCCGGGTGAACGCCGAGAAGCGCGTGCAACTGGTCCGTGGTGACCGCGAAGTGTTCGGCCTCCGGGGAAGGTCCGCCGAACAGCGCGTCGCACTGGATCTGCTGCTCGACGAGTCGGTCGGCATCGTGTCGCTGGGCGGAAAGGCCGGCACCGGCAAGTCGGCGCTCGCGCTGTGCGCGGGCCTGGAGGCGGTGCTGGAACGGCGCACGCAGCGTAAGGTCGTGGTCTTCCGACCGCTGTACGCGGTCGGCGGCCAGGATCTCGGCTACCTGCCAGGCAGTGAGAGCGACAAGATGGGGCCGTGGGCCCAGGCCGTGTTCGACACCCTGGAGGGGCTGGCCAGTCCGGCCGTGCTCGAGGAGGTGTTGTCCCGCGGGATGCTCGAGGTGCTGCCGCTGACCCACATCCGAGGCAGGTCGCTGCACGACTCCTTCGTGATCGTCGACGAGGCCCAGTCGTTGGAGCGCAACGTCCTGCTCACGGTGCTGTCGCGGTTGGGCACGGGATCGCGGGTGGTGCTGACCCATGACGTGGCACAGCGGGACAACCTGCGGGTCGGCCGGCATGACGGTGTCGCGGCAGTGATCGAGAAGCTCAAGGGCCATCCGCTGTTCGCGCACATCACGCTGCTGCGCAGCGAGCGGTCGCCGATTGCGGCGCTCGTGACCGAGATGCTCGAGGAGATCAGCCCCGGCGCGCTGCCCTGACCATCGCCTGAAACGACAAGACTGCGGTGACTGCGAATGTTTCGCAGTCACCGCAGCCTGGGTCGGGTGAGCCGGGCCGGGATCACTTGGCGGAGTTGATCGAGTTCTGGTGGATCGGCCGGTTGTCGCGGTGGTGGATGTTCTGGTGGGCGCTGCGCTCGGGCATGGGGCCGAAGTGCTGGGCGGAGGCGCTGATCGAGGGGCCGCCGGTGACGGGGGCCTGGGCGCTTGCGGAGCTGGCCACACCGAGGGCGATCAGGGCGGGAGCGACGGCCAGGGTGGCGGCGGCGGCGATGCGGCGGGTCATAGCGTTCATTTCGAGTTCCTTTGTTTTGCAGTGGTTTTGAATTCTGTTGGCGGGTTGTTTCGCCGGTGTTTCAAGAATGCGGCCTCAGGAGCGAGATGTCTGTCGGCCGTGCGGTGGAACGTAGGGATGAATCGGCTGTCCACCGAATGGGGGACAGCCGCCGGTAGGCTGCCAGCGTGCCTGGCATGCGCCACCCCGACACCGTCCGCTGGTCCTA
The DNA window shown above is from Mycolicibacterium confluentis and carries:
- a CDS encoding PhoH family protein encodes the protein MPGQVETGKRTYVLDTSVLLSDPWACTRFAEHEVVVPLVVISELEAKRHHHELGWFARQALRMFDDLRLEHGRLDQPIPVGTEGGTLQVELNHSDPSVLPAGFRTETNDARILTCAANLAAEGKRVTLVSKDIPLRVKAGAVGLPADEYRAQDVVTSGWTGMTELDVAADDVDMLFNEGEIDLQAARDLPCHTGVRLLGGSSHALGRVNAEKRVQLVRGDREVFGLRGRSAEQRVALDLLLDESVGIVSLGGKAGTGKSALALCAGLEAVLERRTQRKVVVFRPLYAVGGQDLGYLPGSESDKMGPWAQAVFDTLEGLASPAVLEEVLSRGMLEVLPLTHIRGRSLHDSFVIVDEAQSLERNVLLTVLSRLGTGSRVVLTHDVAQRDNLRVGRHDGVAAVIEKLKGHPLFAHITLLRSERSPIAALVTEMLEEISPGALP